The proteins below come from a single Gemmatimonadota bacterium genomic window:
- a CDS encoding DNRLRE domain-containing protein, giving the protein MTRDSHQRITRLLLSAVVLISLLAACGRRQDNTVGSTLIEDQAGGKGVRMAGVDFPDTSADFHLDLALGTAGSLESLLAGERHGVRATPVLRFSVFPDSGTTLDSAVLFFSVTSASGDADPVAFSVHRIDTESWTESMALNAHTDTTDTTDTVFSWMADTAAVIELPAATGGNALVPMTELAQFWTDNPDSNHGMVLSPMPGANALLEIASSESEVDTLSVQLHLYWTGADSAEVLTVPPTDDTYLMEKTPDWDSLTGFPGRITVARGVPARGILRFEMPELGDRATINRAELTLHADPSESDLDAFTLGAFRVSDTTWVSDGIHPDSLLVEGLVYDPQEVTAETDSLVLAVTGLVSRLYSMGNEGILLRATDERRDADYLRIYGYDTVDPAKTPRLQIWYTPGDSP; this is encoded by the coding sequence ATGACCCGGGATTCCCACCAGCGAATCACGCGGCTTCTTCTGTCCGCTGTTGTGCTCATCAGTCTTCTGGCGGCGTGCGGAAGGCGGCAGGACAACACGGTCGGTTCCACGCTGATCGAGGACCAGGCGGGAGGCAAGGGCGTGAGGATGGCCGGGGTCGACTTCCCGGACACGAGCGCGGACTTCCACCTGGATCTGGCTCTTGGGACCGCGGGAAGCCTGGAGTCCCTTCTCGCCGGGGAGCGGCACGGGGTGCGCGCGACCCCCGTTCTTCGCTTCAGCGTCTTCCCGGATTCCGGCACCACGCTGGACAGCGCGGTGCTGTTCTTCTCGGTGACTTCCGCATCCGGAGACGCGGATCCGGTTGCGTTTTCAGTTCACCGCATCGACACGGAGTCGTGGACGGAGTCGATGGCGCTGAACGCGCACACCGACACGACCGACACGACCGACACGGTGTTCTCATGGATGGCGGACACGGCCGCGGTCATCGAGCTTCCCGCGGCCACCGGGGGCAACGCGCTTGTGCCGATGACGGAACTGGCTCAGTTCTGGACCGACAACCCGGACTCCAACCACGGCATGGTCCTTTCCCCGATGCCGGGGGCGAACGCTCTTCTGGAGATCGCCTCCTCTGAATCCGAAGTCGACACCCTCTCCGTGCAACTGCATCTCTACTGGACCGGAGCGGATTCCGCAGAGGTGTTGACCGTCCCGCCGACGGACGACACCTACCTGATGGAGAAGACACCCGACTGGGACTCGCTCACAGGATTCCCCGGGCGCATCACGGTGGCGCGCGGGGTTCCGGCGCGCGGGATCCTCCGGTTCGAGATGCCGGAACTGGGAGATCGGGCCACGATCAACCGGGCGGAACTCACGCTCCATGCCGACCCGTCGGAGTCGGATCTGGACGCGTTTACCCTGGGTGCATTTCGCGTCTCCGACACCACCTGGGTGAGCGACGGAATTCACCCGGACTCGCTGCTGGTGGAGGGCCTTGTGTACGACCCCCAGGAGGTGACGGCCGAGACCGACTCTCTGGTGCTGGCCGTCACAGGGCTTGTGAGCCGGCTCTACTCCATGGGGAACGAGGGTATCCTTCTTCGCGCCACGGATGAACGCCGGGACGCGGACTATCTTCGCATTTACGGTTACGACACAGTGGACCCCGCGAAGACACCGCGCCTTCAGATCTGGTACACGCCGGGAGACAGCCCATGA
- the hpt gene encoding hypoxanthine phosphoribosyltransferase — protein MPTRCECPATIGTVLFTKEQIRNRVREMGRELSEEYEGRTPILINILKGGFIFLADLVREMEVHCETDFMVVSSYEDKTESSGVVRILSDLVLNIEDRDVLIVEDIVDTGLTLDYIRELLLARNPSSLKIVSLLDKHEKREVHVPIDLVGFRVPDEFVVGYGLDYAQRFRNLPYITILSEEDLDSGEFPRRGEDGD, from the coding sequence ATGCCCACTCGCTGCGAATGCCCCGCCACCATCGGAACCGTGTTGTTCACGAAAGAGCAGATCCGCAACCGCGTCCGCGAAATGGGCCGCGAGCTTTCGGAGGAGTACGAGGGGCGCACCCCGATTCTGATCAACATTCTCAAGGGCGGGTTTATCTTCCTGGCGGATCTGGTCCGCGAGATGGAAGTTCACTGTGAGACAGACTTTATGGTGGTCTCCAGCTACGAAGACAAGACGGAGTCCTCCGGAGTGGTCCGAATCCTGTCGGATCTTGTGCTGAACATTGAGGATCGGGATGTGTTGATTGTGGAGGACATCGTGGATACCGGGCTCACGCTGGACTACATTCGGGAGCTCCTGCTGGCCAGAAACCCGTCTTCTCTGAAGATTGTGTCTCTTCTCGACAAACACGAAAAGAGAGAGGTCCATGTGCCGATTGATCTCGTAGGGTTCCGAGTCCCGGACGAGTTCGTGGTGGGATATGGCTTGGATTACGCCCAGAGATTCCGGAATCTGCCCTATATCACGATTCTGAGCGAAGAAGACTTGGATTCCGGGGAGTTCCCCCGGCGCGGAGAGGACGGCGATTGA
- the guaB gene encoding IMP dehydrogenase, producing the protein MSSSSRFAGEGLTFDDVLLVPGPSSVHPQEVKLSTNLTPEIRLETPLLSAAMDTVTEAKLAKSLAQEGGMGVIHRNLSPERQAEEVDLVKRSESGMILDPVTIRPDRQVREAEGIMSRFRISGVPVTNEDGALVGILTNRDLRFIQRTDVPVADVMTKENLVTVPVGTSLEEARGILHKNRIEKLPVVDEKGILRGLITIKDILKRQRHPNACKDSHGRLRVGAALGTGADLEERVERLTEVEVDAVFIDTAHGHADAVADAVLRAKRTNPDMVVVAGNVATAEGTEALIRAGAQAVKVGVGPGSTCTTRIVAGVGVPQLTAVMEAAEVAGQHGVSIIADGGIKYSGDIVKALAAGAAAVMVGSLFAGTEESPGEIVLYQGRSYKVVRGMGSVAAMSEGSGDRYFQEGVEEARKLVPEGIEGRIPFRGSLAETVYQLMGGLRSGMGYCGAADLTELVEKARFIRITGAGLKESHPHDVEITREAPNYVRG; encoded by the coding sequence GTGTCGTCGTCATCTCGCTTTGCAGGCGAAGGTCTCACCTTCGACGATGTGCTCCTTGTACCCGGACCGTCCTCGGTCCATCCGCAGGAAGTGAAGCTCTCCACGAATCTCACTCCCGAGATCCGCCTGGAAACCCCCCTTCTCTCCGCCGCCATGGACACGGTCACGGAAGCGAAGCTTGCGAAGTCGCTGGCGCAAGAGGGAGGCATGGGAGTCATCCACCGCAATCTCTCGCCCGAAAGACAGGCGGAAGAGGTGGACCTGGTGAAACGCTCCGAGAGCGGGATGATTCTGGACCCCGTCACGATTCGCCCGGACCGCCAGGTGCGCGAGGCCGAGGGAATCATGAGCCGGTTCCGGATCTCCGGTGTTCCCGTCACGAACGAAGACGGCGCCCTTGTGGGCATTCTCACCAACCGGGACCTGCGGTTCATTCAGCGAACGGATGTCCCGGTCGCGGATGTGATGACGAAGGAGAATCTCGTCACGGTGCCGGTGGGAACCAGCCTGGAAGAGGCGCGCGGCATCCTGCACAAGAACCGAATCGAGAAGTTGCCGGTGGTGGATGAAAAGGGAATCCTCCGGGGGTTGATCACCATCAAGGATATCCTGAAGCGGCAGCGGCATCCGAATGCGTGCAAGGACTCACATGGAAGGCTGCGCGTCGGCGCGGCGCTCGGGACGGGCGCGGACCTGGAGGAACGGGTTGAGCGGCTGACCGAAGTGGAGGTGGATGCCGTATTCATCGACACCGCGCACGGGCATGCGGATGCCGTGGCGGACGCCGTCCTGCGCGCCAAGCGGACGAATCCAGACATGGTGGTCGTGGCGGGGAATGTCGCGACCGCGGAAGGCACGGAGGCGCTGATCCGGGCCGGAGCTCAGGCGGTGAAGGTGGGTGTTGGGCCGGGATCCACCTGCACGACGCGTATCGTCGCGGGCGTGGGCGTTCCCCAGTTGACCGCAGTGATGGAGGCTGCGGAAGTGGCCGGACAGCACGGCGTGTCCATCATTGCCGACGGGGGCATCAAGTACTCGGGAGACATCGTCAAGGCGCTGGCTGCCGGGGCCGCAGCCGTGATGGTAGGGAGCCTCTTTGCCGGGACGGAGGAAAGTCCGGGCGAGATCGTTCTCTATCAGGGCCGAAGCTACAAGGTCGTGCGCGGGATGGGGTCGGTGGCCGCCATGAGCGAAGGGAGCGGAGACCGCTACTTCCAGGAAGGCGTGGAAGAGGCGCGCAAGCTGGTGCCGGAAGGCATCGAAGGGCGCATTCCCTTCCGTGGATCGCTCGCCGAGACGGTCTACCAGTTGATGGGCGGCCTGCGCTCAGGCATGGGCTATTGCGGCGCTGCGGACCTTACGGAACTGGTTGAAAAGGCGCGGTTCATCCGCATCACCGGCGCCGGCCTGAAGGAGAGCCACCCGCACGATGTGGAAATCACGCGGGAAGCCCCGAACTATGTCAGGGGCTAG
- the cdaA gene encoding diadenylate cyclase CdaA — protein MSFFGNHWALDLLDIGIVAVVFYKLYLFIRSTRAVSMFLGLLLIIVSGLLSQFLGLHGLNWIIGSLKTIWLIGFVIVFQPELRRVLSTLGQNPLIRPFIYQNRTDDEVIDIAVSAAFKMSHDRTGALIVLMRNAGMKGVIDTGIPLEARVSEELLLSIFNADSPLHDGATVVQGDQVSAAGCILPLTQNPQLSRALGTRHRAAIGITEESDCLVIVVSEQTGDVSCAKGGQLMRRLTLEALRKLLGEALSGRTLTPA, from the coding sequence TTGAGTTTCTTCGGCAACCACTGGGCGCTGGATCTTCTCGACATCGGGATCGTCGCGGTCGTCTTTTACAAACTGTACCTCTTCATTCGCTCGACCCGGGCTGTGTCCATGTTTCTGGGTCTGCTCCTGATTATCGTCAGCGGCCTCCTCTCGCAGTTTCTGGGTCTGCACGGCTTGAACTGGATCATCGGCAGCCTGAAGACCATCTGGCTGATCGGTTTCGTGATTGTGTTCCAGCCCGAACTTCGGCGGGTCCTTTCCACGCTGGGCCAGAATCCGCTCATCCGTCCCTTCATCTATCAGAATCGGACCGACGATGAGGTGATCGACATTGCCGTGTCGGCCGCATTCAAGATGTCCCACGATCGAACCGGCGCGCTCATTGTGCTGATGAGAAACGCGGGCATGAAGGGCGTGATCGACACGGGCATTCCCCTGGAGGCCCGCGTCAGCGAAGAACTCCTCCTGTCGATCTTCAACGCCGACAGCCCCCTGCACGACGGCGCGACCGTAGTTCAGGGCGATCAGGTGTCCGCCGCCGGATGCATCCTTCCCCTGACGCAAAACCCCCAACTCTCCCGGGCACTGGGCACTCGTCACCGCGCGGCGATCGGGATCACCGAGGAGTCCGACTGTCTGGTGATCGTCGTGTCGGAGCAGACGGGCGATGTCTCCTGCGCGAAAGGCGGCCAGTTGATGCGCAGGCTGACGCTGGAGGCGCTGAGGAAGTTGCTCGGGGAGGCGCTGTCCGGGCGGACGCTCACCCCGGCCTGA
- the aroC gene encoding chorismate synthase, with product MRELSCATAGESHGACLITLVEGLPAGFRIPLERVDSMLAMRQGGYGRGGRQSIETDRAELLSGVLRGKTIGSPVALRINNRDHRIDEAPPVHRPRPGHADLAGAWKWGTTDCRPVLERASARETAARTAAGAIARGLLAEFGVEAVGFVTGIGAARADIPGDLSPEEITKLRDASEVYCPASGAEEPMKAEIDAAREDGDTVGGIIEVRVTGLPRGLGSCARWEDRLDARLAGAVMGIQAVKGVEVGAGFGVAERRGSEVHDEILPDSSSPGGILRPTNRAGGLEGGMTNGEPVIVRAAMKPISTLARRLRSVDLVTMEAVESAFERSDICAVPALSVIAEAVVCFELARAFLAKFGGDTMAETTARFAALTPPA from the coding sequence ATGAGGGAACTGTCCTGCGCGACGGCCGGGGAGAGCCACGGCGCCTGCCTCATCACGCTGGTGGAGGGACTTCCCGCCGGATTTCGGATTCCGCTGGAGAGGGTCGACTCGATGCTCGCCATGCGCCAGGGCGGGTACGGTCGCGGCGGTCGCCAGTCGATCGAGACGGATCGTGCGGAGTTGCTTTCCGGCGTGCTGCGGGGGAAGACGATCGGTTCCCCGGTCGCGTTGCGGATCAACAACCGCGATCATCGCATCGACGAGGCCCCGCCCGTCCACCGACCACGCCCCGGGCATGCGGACCTTGCGGGCGCATGGAAGTGGGGCACGACCGACTGCCGTCCCGTTCTGGAGCGCGCTTCCGCACGGGAGACCGCCGCGCGGACCGCCGCTGGCGCGATCGCCCGGGGGCTGCTGGCGGAGTTCGGCGTGGAAGCGGTCGGGTTCGTGACGGGAATCGGCGCGGCGCGGGCGGACATTCCCGGGGACCTGTCGCCGGAGGAAATCACGAAGCTCCGCGACGCCAGCGAAGTCTACTGCCCGGCCTCCGGCGCGGAGGAGCCCATGAAAGCGGAGATCGACGCGGCACGGGAGGACGGGGACACCGTGGGCGGCATCATCGAAGTACGCGTCACGGGATTGCCGCGGGGCCTGGGAAGCTGCGCCCGCTGGGAGGACCGTCTCGACGCACGGCTGGCGGGCGCGGTCATGGGCATTCAGGCGGTGAAGGGTGTGGAGGTCGGCGCGGGGTTCGGCGTGGCGGAGCGACGCGGGTCGGAGGTTCACGACGAAATCCTGCCGGACAGCTCAAGCCCGGGCGGAATCCTGCGACCCACCAATCGAGCGGGCGGCCTGGAGGGCGGCATGACCAACGGGGAGCCGGTGATCGTGCGCGCGGCGATGAAGCCCATCTCCACTCTCGCACGCAGGCTTCGATCCGTGGACCTCGTGACAATGGAGGCCGTGGAGTCCGCATTTGAGCGAAGCGACATCTGCGCCGTGCCTGCGCTCTCGGTGATTGCCGAAGCGGTGGTCTGCTTCGAGCTTGCTCGCGCATTCCTCGCGAAGTTCGGGGGCGACACGATGGCCGAGACCACGGCACGCTTCGCGGCACTCACTCCGCCCGCATAG
- a CDS encoding nitrilase-related carbon-nitrogen hydrolase, with protein sequence MHPEGSARTIRVGFVQMRPSFGQVEDNLDRAAQVIRAAPPFDILVLPELFSTGYLFRDRAELASLAEPPEGRTTAFLSDLARECGAWLCGGFPELDGSRIYNAAILVGPDETTFVYRKIHLFDRETMLFDPGNRPPKAWTLSCEHGTVRVGVMICFDWLFPEVARCLMLDGAEVLLHPANLVLPHCQEAMRTRSLENRVGSVTANRTGADCLDGEELVFTGQSQITDNLGEVLYRADESGQTVHVASLDLMAAREGRVTLRNRLRDDRRPHLYERLTAPSARRSDARN encoded by the coding sequence ATGCATCCAGAAGGAAGCGCTCGGACGATCCGCGTCGGGTTTGTGCAGATGCGCCCCTCCTTCGGTCAGGTGGAGGACAACCTGGACCGGGCCGCACAGGTCATCCGGGCCGCGCCCCCGTTCGATATCCTCGTCCTGCCCGAGCTTTTCTCCACGGGCTACCTGTTCCGGGATCGTGCGGAACTGGCGTCCCTCGCGGAGCCTCCCGAGGGGCGGACGACGGCATTCCTCTCCGATCTCGCCAGGGAGTGCGGCGCGTGGCTCTGCGGCGGATTCCCCGAACTCGACGGAAGCCGGATCTACAACGCGGCCATACTCGTCGGGCCGGACGAGACGACCTTCGTCTACCGGAAAATCCACCTCTTCGATCGGGAGACCATGCTCTTCGATCCCGGGAATCGGCCGCCGAAGGCGTGGACATTGTCGTGCGAGCACGGAACGGTCCGTGTGGGCGTCATGATTTGCTTCGACTGGCTGTTCCCCGAGGTGGCCCGCTGCCTCATGCTGGATGGAGCCGAAGTACTGCTTCACCCGGCGAATCTCGTGCTGCCGCATTGCCAGGAGGCCATGCGAACCCGGTCACTGGAGAATCGCGTAGGATCCGTCACCGCGAACCGAACCGGTGCGGACTGCCTGGACGGCGAGGAACTCGTTTTCACCGGACAGAGTCAGATCACCGACAATCTCGGCGAAGTCCTGTATCGTGCGGACGAATCCGGCCAGACCGTCCATGTGGCGAGCCTGGATCTAATGGCGGCGCGAGAAGGCCGCGTCACGCTTCGGAACCGTCTGCGCGATGATCGCCGACCCCACCTCTACGAACGACTGACCGCCCCCTCTGCCCGGAGAAGCGACGCCCGAAATTGA
- a CDS encoding Xaa-Pro peptidase family protein has product MRHRAQRILDAASVPLDAVVLMNGRMPFSDSTFRYVSGVTRGGYENCAAVLLPGEKPALVVSDLERESALTAPDSEIHAYASQAAQRGILTTLLGDARRIGVHGQGIVKARADELAETFPEAEIVDVTAAVNAARLVKDAEEIALIRAACALTSDVAARIPSMLREGMTEVDLSSAIAAAIREGGGKNAFDTIACFGANGSEPHYSPGDVPLRPGDMILTDFGAELAGYCSDITRMFVFGTASPEQRAMFDVVRSAQKTGLELTTSGVEAREVHRRVREEIDATEFAGKFIHGTGHSIGLDVHDGGGLNDASEIVLEPGMVMTVEPGVYVPGVGGVRIEDTVVVTEGGPDILTPVTKDLVETGA; this is encoded by the coding sequence GTGCGCCATCGCGCCCAACGCATCCTTGATGCCGCGTCCGTCCCGCTCGACGCGGTGGTTCTCATGAACGGACGCATGCCGTTCTCCGACAGCACATTCCGCTATGTCTCCGGCGTGACGCGTGGCGGCTACGAGAACTGCGCCGCCGTACTGCTCCCGGGCGAGAAGCCTGCGCTGGTCGTCTCCGATCTGGAGCGCGAGAGCGCGCTCACCGCGCCGGACTCGGAGATTCACGCCTACGCGTCGCAGGCCGCACAGCGGGGAATCCTCACCACCCTCCTGGGGGACGCAAGGCGCATCGGCGTCCACGGGCAGGGGATCGTGAAGGCGCGCGCGGATGAACTGGCGGAGACCTTCCCGGAGGCGGAGATCGTGGATGTGACCGCCGCCGTCAATGCCGCCCGGCTGGTGAAGGATGCCGAAGAGATCGCGCTCATCCGTGCGGCCTGCGCGCTGACGAGCGATGTCGCCGCACGCATTCCGTCGATGCTTCGCGAGGGCATGACGGAGGTGGACCTGTCCTCCGCAATCGCAGCCGCCATCCGCGAGGGAGGCGGGAAGAACGCGTTCGACACGATCGCCTGCTTCGGCGCGAACGGCTCGGAACCGCACTATTCGCCCGGCGATGTGCCGCTTCGCCCGGGAGACATGATCCTGACGGACTTCGGCGCGGAACTTGCGGGATACTGCTCGGACATCACGCGTATGTTCGTGTTTGGCACGGCCTCCCCGGAGCAGCGGGCCATGTTCGATGTCGTGCGGAGCGCGCAGAAGACCGGACTGGAGCTGACGACCTCCGGCGTCGAAGCCCGCGAGGTCCATCGCCGCGTGCGTGAAGAGATCGACGCGACCGAGTTCGCCGGGAAGTTCATCCACGGCACGGGCCACTCGATCGGACTGGATGTTCACGACGGGGGCGGCCTCAACGACGCGTCGGAGATCGTACTGGAACCGGGCATGGTCATGACCGTGGAGCCTGGAGTGTATGTTCCGGGAGTCGGGGGGGTTCGCATCGAGGACACCGTGGTGGTCACGGAAGGCGGACCGGACATCCTGACGCCGGTCACGAAAGATCTGGTGGAGACCGGGGCGTGA
- the folP gene encoding dihydropteroate synthase produces MAGGAGAGFLRAGQPATLPATLPPRDPSRATRILGILNLTPDSFSDGGVDRSPEDSLRRARKMVDEGADALDLGAESSRPGAAEVSAAEEWDRLLPVLAGARALGIPVSVDTVKASVAKRALDAGATMINDISAMTRDPEMAGVVADAACPVVLMHMRGTPADMQERAVYGDVVAESLRELDTAMSRALSSGVREENILIDPGLGFAKTAGHNLSILQRLREYTTLGRPLVVGASRKSFLGRITGDTQESREDATLAVSALAVAGGASVLRVHEVGRNVRAALTAEAVHSGRLPGEGCPC; encoded by the coding sequence ATGGCCGGTGGAGCGGGGGCGGGTTTCCTGAGGGCCGGACAACCGGCCACTCTCCCCGCGACACTCCCCCCGCGGGATCCCTCCCGTGCCACCCGCATCCTCGGCATCCTGAATCTGACGCCCGACTCCTTCTCGGACGGCGGCGTGGACCGATCCCCGGAAGACTCCCTGCGACGCGCCCGGAAGATGGTGGACGAAGGCGCCGACGCGCTGGATCTCGGCGCGGAGTCTTCGCGACCCGGTGCCGCAGAGGTCTCGGCCGCGGAGGAGTGGGACCGGCTTCTCCCCGTGCTGGCGGGTGCGCGGGCGCTGGGCATCCCGGTGTCGGTCGACACGGTGAAGGCCAGCGTGGCGAAGCGGGCGCTCGACGCAGGCGCGACCATGATCAACGACATCTCCGCCATGACGAGAGACCCGGAGATGGCGGGAGTCGTGGCCGACGCGGCGTGTCCGGTGGTGCTCATGCATATGCGCGGGACTCCCGCCGACATGCAGGAACGCGCCGTTTACGGGGATGTCGTGGCCGAGTCTCTTCGGGAACTGGATACCGCCATGAGTCGCGCCCTCTCTTCGGGCGTGCGCGAGGAGAACATCCTCATCGATCCCGGGTTGGGGTTTGCAAAGACCGCCGGCCACAACCTGAGCATCCTGCAACGCCTCCGGGAATACACGACCCTGGGTCGGCCGCTGGTGGTGGGAGCTTCGCGAAAGTCGTTTCTGGGGCGCATCACGGGCGACACGCAGGAGAGTCGGGAAGACGCAACACTGGCGGTATCCGCACTGGCCGTCGCGGGCGGCGCTTCGGTACTTCGGGTGCATGAGGTCGGTCGCAATGTCCGGGCCGCACTCACCGCCGAGGCCGTACACTCCGGACGCCTTCCGGGAGAGGGTTGCCCGTGTTGA
- the ftsH gene encoding ATP-dependent zinc metalloprotease FtsH: protein MAFWAMLALLLVVIFQTVRGGHTREETVIYTDFLQQVEAGNIKSLEIVEQEVHGELHSDALVVAQGVQRSYTNFRTDIPLQAEGLMTRIRENNPGVRIKVGVRGMNWTQVLFGWFPILLILGIWIFIMRQMQSGGNRAFTFGKSKAKMLAGGDRPDVSFKDVAGADEAKEELEEIIGFLRNPARFQKLGGKIPKGALLVGSPGTGKTLLAKAVAGEADVPFFSMSGSDFVEMFVGVGASRVRDLFEQGRKHAPCIIFIDEMDAVGRQRGAGLGGGHDEREQTLNQLLVEMDGFDSSDGVILIAATNRPDVLDPALLRPGRFDRQIVVDLPDLNGREGILRVHAKPIPLDDEVDLMRVARGTPGFSGADLANVMNEAALLAARRNQDTVTMQDLVDAKDKVAMGSERKSLIISEEEKAVVACHEAGHTLVAMKLEDADPVSKVTIIPRGQSLGTTFQLPIDEKHNLSRKYCLNKLAVIMGGRVAEEIVHNEITNGAKGDIDQATNLVRRMVCEWGMSDALGPIAFGRPEEQVFLGREIVQNRHTSEETSELIDKEVHRMVDEGRARAHEILTEHRASLDALTVALLERETLDEAEIRLILEGRDLPPIVEKQPADPPPDDAEPTATEDRSPRAAPDGASPTPPVGEAPAG, encoded by the coding sequence ATGGCCTTCTGGGCAATGCTGGCGCTTCTGCTTGTGGTGATCTTTCAGACTGTCCGCGGCGGGCATACGCGGGAGGAGACCGTAATCTACACGGACTTCCTTCAGCAGGTGGAAGCAGGCAACATCAAGTCGCTGGAGATCGTCGAGCAGGAAGTACACGGAGAACTTCACTCCGACGCGCTGGTTGTCGCGCAAGGCGTCCAGCGAAGTTACACGAACTTCCGCACGGACATCCCCCTCCAGGCAGAGGGGCTGATGACGCGCATCCGCGAGAACAACCCGGGCGTTCGGATCAAGGTCGGCGTCCGCGGGATGAACTGGACGCAGGTGCTCTTCGGGTGGTTCCCGATCCTCCTGATCCTGGGCATCTGGATCTTCATCATGCGGCAGATGCAGTCGGGCGGAAACCGGGCATTCACCTTCGGAAAGAGCAAGGCAAAGATGCTCGCCGGGGGCGACCGCCCGGATGTGTCCTTCAAGGATGTCGCGGGAGCGGACGAGGCCAAGGAAGAGCTGGAAGAGATCATCGGCTTCCTGCGCAACCCGGCCCGCTTCCAGAAGCTCGGCGGAAAGATCCCCAAGGGCGCGCTGCTCGTCGGCTCTCCGGGAACCGGAAAGACGCTCCTCGCGAAGGCGGTGGCGGGCGAAGCGGATGTTCCCTTCTTCTCCATGAGCGGCTCCGACTTTGTGGAGATGTTCGTGGGTGTCGGAGCGTCCCGCGTACGGGATCTGTTCGAGCAGGGGCGGAAACACGCCCCGTGCATCATCTTTATCGATGAGATGGATGCGGTCGGGAGACAGCGCGGTGCCGGCCTCGGCGGCGGGCATGACGAGCGGGAGCAGACGCTCAACCAGTTGCTCGTGGAGATGGATGGTTTCGACAGTTCTGACGGGGTCATCCTGATCGCCGCGACGAACCGCCCGGATGTGCTCGACCCGGCGCTGCTCCGGCCGGGGCGCTTCGATCGGCAGATCGTGGTGGACCTGCCGGATCTGAACGGCCGCGAGGGCATCCTGCGAGTCCACGCGAAGCCCATTCCGCTGGATGACGAAGTAGATCTCATGCGGGTCGCGCGCGGCACGCCGGGGTTCAGCGGCGCGGATCTCGCCAATGTGATGAACGAGGCGGCGCTTCTCGCTGCGCGACGCAACCAGGATACGGTCACCATGCAGGACCTCGTCGACGCCAAGGACAAGGTGGCCATGGGTTCGGAGCGAAAGAGCCTGATCATCAGCGAAGAGGAAAAGGCGGTCGTCGCCTGCCATGAAGCCGGGCACACGCTCGTGGCGATGAAGCTCGAAGACGCCGACCCGGTATCGAAAGTGACCATCATCCCCCGCGGCCAATCGCTCGGCACCACCTTCCAGCTCCCGATCGACGAGAAGCACAACCTGTCCCGCAAGTACTGCCTCAACAAGCTCGCCGTCATCATGGGGGGACGCGTCGCGGAGGAGATCGTTCACAACGAGATCACCAACGGCGCCAAGGGCGATATCGATCAGGCCACGAATCTCGTGCGCCGCATGGTCTGCGAATGGGGAATGAGTGACGCACTCGGGCCGATTGCATTCGGTCGCCCGGAGGAGCAGGTCTTCCTCGGACGGGAGATCGTCCAGAACCGACACACCAGCGAAGAGACCTCCGAACTGATCGACAAGGAGGTTCACCGCATGGTGGACGAAGGTCGCGCCCGGGCGCACGAGATCCTGACCGAGCACCGCGCCTCCCTCGATGCGTTGACCGTGGCGCTCCTGGAACGGGAAACGCTGGATGAAGCGGAGATCCGCCTGATCCTGGAGGGACGGGATCTCCCACCGATTGTGGAGAAGCAGCCTGCGGACCCGCCGCCGGATGATGCGGAACCCACCGCGACCGAGGACCGGAGTCCAAGGGCGGCCCCGGACGGAGCCTCACCGACGCCGCCTGTCGGCGAAGCGCCTGCCGGCTGA